In Dromaius novaehollandiae isolate bDroNov1 chromosome 3, bDroNov1.hap1, whole genome shotgun sequence, the following are encoded in one genomic region:
- the BLK gene encoding tyrosine-protein kinase Blk, with protein MGLFGSKNQLTSNEKCTSGSNPKHRNKIPPTAPKGRQDINSLHLNQASAQDDFTVIALYDFAASSDRDLELVKGDKLQVLSTEGDWWLAKSLSSGRKGYIPSNFVAEVDSLEQEKWYFKTLSRKDAERLLFAPGNKVGSFLVRESETSKGAYSLSVRDSDTAHGDIIKHYRIRTLDGGGYYISPRTAFSSLPQLIHHYSQKGDGLCQRLTAPCISLVPQRPWAQDEWEIPRESLKLVKKLGCGQFGEVWMGYYKNNVKVAVKTMKEGSMDPDAFLAEANLMKRLQHDKLVRLYAVVTKQPIYIVTEYMANGCLLDYLKTEEGSQLSLPKLIDMSSQVAEGMAYIERMNSIHRDLRAANILVSETLCCKIADFGLARIIENEYLAQEGAKFPIKWTAPEAINFGVFTIKSDVWSFGILLTEIITYGRIPYPGMTNPEVIRNLERGYRMPCPDMCPGELYNIILKCWRNRPEERPTFEYLQSVLEDFYTATEKQYEPEPQQ; from the exons ATGGGGTTGTTTGGGAGCAAAAATCAGCTGACCTCCAATGAGAAATGCACTTCTGGAAGCAACCCAAAACACAGGAATAAAATTCCCCCCACCGCACCTAAG GGCAGGCAAGATATCAACAGCCTTCATCTAAACCAAGCCTCTGCACAAG ATGACTTCACTGTGATTGCACTGTACGATTTTGCTGCCTCAAGTGACCGTGACCTGGAGCTGGTCAAGGGGGATAAACTCCAAGTCCTCTCTAC TGAGGGGGACTGGTGGCTGGCAAAATCCCTCAGCAGCGGAAGGAAAGGCTATATCCCCAGTAACTTCGTTGCAGAAGTAGACAGCTTGGAACAGGAAAA GTGGTATTTTAAAACTCTGAGCAGAAAAGATGCTGAACGGCTGCTGTTTGCACCTGGTAACAAAGTTGGCTCTTTTCTTGTCAGAGAGAGTGAAACCAGCAAAG GTGCCTATTCTTTGTCTGTGAGAGACAGTGACACTGCTCATGGGGACATCATCAAACACTACAGGATCCGCACCTTAGATGGCGGGGGGTATTACATCTCCCCCAGGACTGCTTTCTCCAGCCTGCCACAGCTAATCCATCATTACAGCC AGAAGGGTGATGGCTTGTGTCAGAGGCTCACAGCTCCCTGCATATCGCTGGTTCCCCAGAGACCCTGGGCGCAGGACGAATGGGAGATCCCACGGGAGTCTCTGAAACTTGTGAAGAAACTTGGCTGTGGGCAGTTTGGGGAAGTGTGGATGG GCTACTACAAGAACAACGTCAAGGTGGCTGTGAAGACCATGAAGGAGGGCAGCATGGATCCTGATGCCTTCTTGGCAGAGGCAAACTTGATGAAGAGGCTCCAACACGACAAACTGGTCCGGCTATACGCGGTAGTCACCAAGCAGCCAATCTACATAGTCACAGAGTACATGGCCAACG GATGTTTGCTGGATTACCTGAAGACAGAAGAAGGAAGCCAACTGAGTCTCCCAAAACTTATTGATATGTCTTCTCAG gtGGCAGAAGGAATGGCGTACATCGAGCGGATGAACTCCATCCACCGCGACCTGAGAGCCGCCAACATCCTCGTCTCAGAGACACTCTGCTGCAAAATTGCTGATTTTGGCCTGGCCCGGATCATCGAGAATGAATACTTGGCACAAGAAG GCGCCAAATTCCCTATTAAGTGGACAGCGCCAGAGGCCATTAATTTTGGAGTTTTCACAATCAAATCTGATGTTTGGTCTTTCGGTATCCTTCTGACAGAAATCATAACCTACGGCAGGATCCCATACCCAG GGATGACCAACCCCGAGGTGATTCGCAACCTGGAGCGGGGCTACCGCATGCCCTGCCCGGACATGTGCCCCGGCGAACTCTACAACATCATCCTGAAATGCTGGCGAAATAGGCCTGAGGAGCGCCCCACCTTCGAATACCTGCAGTCGGTCCTCGAGGACTTTTACACTGCCACAGAGAAGCAGTACGAGCCAGAGCCACAGCAGTAA